Proteins from a single region of Sphingomonas morindae:
- a CDS encoding CDC48 family AAA ATPase yields MADVDTSNEISSRRLQVANARPDDSGHGLARLPRAAMQALGLVEGDVVEIVGKRATPARAVLPYPEDEGLDILRIDGLQRANAGVGSGDFVEVRRAESKPATRVVFAPAQENLRLQGSGQALKRSFQMKPITAGDVVATTGQQRVTAEDLPPQLRQMLNRPAYSLQEIRLLVVSTTPKGVVHIDQNTEVELRAEYQEPREARRADVTYDDLGGLGDTIDQVREMVELPLRYPELFERLGVEPPKGVLLHGPPGTGKTRLARAVANESDAEFFHIAGPEIMGSAYGQSEQQLRDIFEQAAKAAPSIVFIDEIDSIAPKRGQVQGEAEKRLVAQLLTLMDGLEKRANVVVIAATNRPEAIDEALRRPGRFDREIVIGVPDERGRREVLGIHTRGMPLGEGVDLKELARTTYGFVGADLAALAREAAIEAVRRIMPRLDLHERTVPPEVLDELRVTREDFLTALKRVQPSAMREVMVQAPNVGWDDVGGLDEARERLREGVELPLRHPDSFRRLGIRPAKGFLLYGPPGTGKTLLAKAVAREAEANFIATKSSDLLSKWYGESEQQIARLFARARQVAPTVIFIDELDSLVPARGGGLGEPAVTERVVNTILAEMDGLEELQSVVVIGATNRPNLIDPALLRPGRFDELVYVSVPDEAGRRRILGIHTEAMPLAADVDLDALARRTERFTGADLEDLVRRAGLTALRRSLDTGMVEMADFEAGLADSRASVTAEMERDYEQMAARLKQDALAIQPIGFVTPGSR; encoded by the coding sequence ATGGCCGACGTCGACACCAGCAATGAAATCAGCAGCCGCCGGCTTCAGGTCGCCAATGCGCGGCCGGACGATAGCGGCCATGGCCTTGCCCGCCTGCCGCGCGCGGCGATGCAGGCGCTTGGCCTGGTCGAGGGCGATGTCGTCGAAATTGTCGGCAAGCGGGCCACGCCGGCCCGCGCGGTGCTGCCCTATCCCGAGGATGAGGGGCTGGACATTCTCCGCATCGACGGCCTGCAGCGCGCCAATGCCGGGGTCGGCTCGGGCGACTTTGTCGAGGTCCGCCGCGCCGAGAGCAAGCCCGCGACGCGCGTGGTGTTCGCGCCGGCGCAGGAGAATCTGCGGCTCCAGGGCTCCGGCCAGGCGCTCAAGCGCAGCTTCCAGATGAAGCCGATCACCGCCGGCGATGTCGTCGCCACCACCGGCCAGCAGCGCGTCACGGCCGAGGATCTGCCGCCGCAGCTGCGCCAGATGCTCAACCGCCCGGCCTATTCGCTCCAGGAGATCCGGCTGCTGGTCGTGTCCACCACGCCCAAGGGGGTGGTGCATATCGACCAGAATACCGAGGTGGAGCTGCGCGCCGAATATCAGGAGCCGCGCGAGGCGCGGCGCGCGGACGTGACCTATGACGATCTCGGCGGCCTGGGCGATACGATCGACCAGGTGCGCGAGATGGTGGAGCTGCCGCTCCGCTATCCCGAATTGTTCGAGCGGCTGGGCGTGGAGCCGCCCAAGGGCGTGCTGCTCCACGGTCCGCCCGGCACCGGCAAGACCCGGCTCGCGCGCGCGGTGGCGAACGAGAGCGATGCGGAATTCTTCCACATCGCGGGGCCGGAGATCATGGGCTCCGCCTATGGCCAGAGCGAACAGCAGCTGCGCGACATTTTCGAGCAGGCCGCCAAGGCGGCGCCGTCGATCGTGTTCATCGACGAGATCGACTCGATCGCGCCCAAACGCGGCCAGGTCCAGGGCGAGGCCGAGAAACGGCTGGTGGCGCAGCTGCTCACGCTGATGGACGGGCTGGAGAAGCGCGCCAATGTCGTGGTGATCGCGGCGACCAACCGGCCCGAGGCGATCGACGAGGCGCTGCGGCGCCCCGGCCGCTTCGATCGCGAGATCGTGATCGGCGTGCCCGACGAACGCGGCCGGCGCGAGGTGCTCGGCATCCACACGCGCGGCATGCCGCTGGGCGAGGGCGTGGATCTCAAGGAACTGGCGCGCACCACCTATGGCTTTGTCGGCGCCGATCTCGCCGCGCTGGCGCGCGAGGCGGCGATCGAGGCGGTGCGCCGGATCATGCCGCGGCTCGATCTGCACGAGCGCACCGTGCCGCCCGAGGTGCTCGACGAGCTGCGCGTGACGCGGGAGGATTTCCTCACCGCGCTCAAGCGCGTCCAGCCGTCCGCCATGCGCGAGGTGATGGTGCAGGCGCCCAATGTCGGCTGGGACGATGTCGGCGGGCTGGACGAGGCGCGCGAGCGGCTGCGCGAGGGGGTGGAATTGCCGCTGCGCCATCCGGACAGTTTCCGCCGGCTCGGCATCCGCCCCGCCAAGGGCTTTCTGCTCTACGGGCCGCCCGGCACCGGCAAGACCTTGCTCGCCAAGGCCGTGGCGCGCGAGGCGGAGGCGAATTTCATCGCCACCAAATCCTCGGACCTGCTCAGCAAATGGTATGGCGAAAGCGAGCAGCAGATCGCCCGGCTGTTCGCCCGCGCCCGCCAGGTGGCGCCGACGGTAATCTTCATCGACGAGCTGGACAGCCTGGTGCCGGCGCGGGGCGGCGGGCTGGGCGAGCCGGCGGTGACCGAACGTGTCGTCAACACGATCCTCGCCGAGATGGACGGGCTGGAGGAGCTGCAGTCGGTGGTGGTGATCGGCGCCACCAACCGGCCCAATCTGATCGATCCGGCGCTGCTGCGGCCGGGGCGGTTCGACGAGCTGGTGTATGTGTCGGTGCCGGACGAGGCCGGGCGCCGGCGCATCCTCGGCATCCACACCGAAGCGATGCCGCTTGCCGCCGATGTCGATCTCGACGCGCTGGCCCGGCGGACCGAGCGCTTCACCGGCGCCGATCTCGAGGATCTGGTGCGCCGCGCCGGGCTCACCGCTCTGCGCCGGTCGCTCGACACGGGCATGGTCGAGATGGCCGATTTCGAGGCGGGGCTGGCGGACAGCCGCGCCTCGGTGACGGCCGAGATGGAGCGCGACTATGAGCAGATGGCGGCGCGGCTGAAGCAGGATGCGCTCGCCATCCAGCCGATCGGCTTCGTCACGCCCGGCTCGCGCTGA
- a CDS encoding LLM class flavin-dependent oxidoreductase has translation MTYRLSVLDQSPIPAGGTAADGIRQTLALARAADRLGYHRYWLAEHHASPALAGAAPEVLLGPVALATSRIRIGSGGIMLPHYSPFKVAETFRLLAAMAPDRLDLGIGRAPGSDQRTALALRQDRSRGFGAEDFPSALGELLAYLDQRPDGGLPPDHPFAVLRDTLPGGGGDAPTVWLLGSSPDSARLAAALGLPYCIADFINAEAAPLARIYRQAFRPSHHLAAPQVIAAVWTIAAETEAAARRHAAPAAMMFAHLARGRLIPVPSEQEAEAWLAEQGALPEHHRRRTILGTPADVRAGLDQVAALYEADELMLVNIMADPEARLASYALVAAEYGLAELDRAA, from the coding sequence ATGACCTATCGTCTCTCGGTGCTCGATCAATCGCCCATCCCCGCCGGCGGCACCGCCGCCGACGGCATCCGCCAGACGCTGGCGCTGGCACGCGCGGCGGATCGGCTCGGCTATCACCGCTACTGGCTGGCCGAGCATCACGCCTCGCCCGCGCTGGCGGGCGCCGCGCCCGAGGTGCTGCTCGGCCCGGTGGCGCTCGCCACCAGCCGCATCCGCATCGGATCGGGCGGGATCATGCTGCCGCATTACTCGCCCTTCAAAGTGGCGGAGACCTTCCGCCTGCTCGCCGCCATGGCGCCGGATCGGCTCGATCTCGGCATCGGCCGCGCGCCGGGATCGGACCAGCGCACGGCGCTGGCGCTGCGCCAGGATCGCAGCCGCGGCTTCGGCGCGGAGGATTTCCCGAGCGCGCTGGGCGAGCTGCTCGCCTATCTCGATCAACGGCCGGACGGCGGCCTCCCTCCCGATCATCCCTTCGCGGTGCTGCGCGATACGCTGCCGGGCGGCGGCGGCGATGCGCCGACGGTGTGGCTGCTCGGCTCCTCGCCGGACAGCGCGCGGCTCGCCGCCGCGCTCGGCCTGCCCTATTGCATCGCCGACTTCATCAACGCCGAGGCGGCGCCGCTGGCGCGCATCTATCGCCAGGCCTTTCGCCCCTCGCATCACCTCGCCGCGCCGCAGGTGATCGCGGCGGTATGGACCATCGCCGCCGAAACCGAGGCGGCCGCGCGCCGCCATGCCGCGCCGGCGGCGATGATGTTCGCCCATCTCGCACGCGGGCGGCTGATCCCGGTGCCGAGCGAGCAGGAGGCGGAGGCGTGGCTGGCCGAGCAGGGCGCGCTGCCCGAGCATCATCGCCGCCGCACCATTCTTGGCACCCCCGCCGATGTCCGCGCCGGGCTCGACCAGGTTGCCGCGCTTTACGAGGCGGACGAGCTGATGCTGGTGAACATCATGGCGGATCCGGAGGCGCGGCTCGCCTCCTATGCGCTGGTGGCCGCCGAATATGGGCTGGCGGAGTTGGATCGGGCCGCCTAA
- a CDS encoding peptidylprolyl isomerase, whose translation MSTDPENTLILTLDSGDVTIELRPDLAPGHVERIKTLAREGFYDGVVFHRVIPGFMAQGGDPTGTGMSGSDKPNLKAEFSREPHVRGVCSMARTSDPNSANSQFFICFDDATFLDGQYTVWGVVRDGMEHVDALPKGEPPRSPGKIVKARVAADA comes from the coding sequence GTGAGCACCGATCCCGAGAACACCCTGATCCTGACGCTCGACAGCGGCGACGTCACGATCGAACTGCGTCCCGATCTCGCGCCCGGCCATGTCGAGCGGATCAAGACGCTGGCGCGCGAGGGCTTTTACGATGGTGTGGTGTTCCACCGCGTGATCCCCGGCTTCATGGCGCAGGGCGGCGATCCCACCGGCACCGGCATGTCGGGTTCGGACAAGCCCAATCTCAAGGCCGAGTTCAGCCGCGAGCCGCATGTCCGCGGCGTCTGCTCCATGGCGCGCACCTCGGACCCGAATTCGGCCAACAGCCAGTTCTTCATCTGCTTCGACGACGCCACCTTCCTGGACGGCCAATATACCGTGTGGGGCGTGGTGCGCGACGGCATGGAGCATGTTGACGCGCTGCCCAAGGGCGAGCCGCCGCGCAGCCCGGGCAAGATCGTCAAGGCGCGCGTCGCCGCCGACGCCTGA
- a CDS encoding LysR substrate-binding domain-containing protein → MRRLPPLTAVEAFVQVARLGSVKAAADELALSSPALSRRVQAMERFIGRPLFARRHQAMTLNADGERLLSRIAPALDALSESIEDITGEAESMRLRLGVLPLYASRMLIPRLPDLRRRHPSLHIDVDTAPNPIMRLGDGLDVAITLAHEIDPPLYGRRLGRNRIIAVASKSLIEGPNALREPADLARATVLLHREMPDNFNLWRAAIGLPTLTPATIDHLDSGQLILESAAEGLGVGFMLDFHLDGANDPRLVQLFPGAADSTLSYWFVCRKAAMARRPVRLFHDWLVDSLGAEA, encoded by the coding sequence ATGAGACGATTGCCCCCGCTGACGGCTGTGGAGGCGTTCGTGCAAGTGGCCCGGCTCGGCTCGGTCAAGGCGGCGGCGGACGAGCTGGCGCTCTCCTCGCCCGCGCTCAGCCGCCGCGTACAGGCGATGGAGCGGTTCATCGGCCGGCCGCTCTTCGCCCGGCGCCACCAGGCGATGACGCTCAACGCCGATGGCGAGCGGCTGCTCTCGCGGATCGCGCCGGCGCTCGACGCGCTGAGCGAATCGATCGAGGATATTACCGGCGAGGCGGAATCGATGCGGCTGCGGCTGGGCGTGCTGCCGCTCTACGCCTCGCGCATGCTGATCCCGCGCCTGCCCGATCTGCGCCGCCGCCATCCCAGCCTGCACATCGATGTCGATACCGCGCCCAATCCGATCATGCGGCTGGGCGACGGGCTGGATGTGGCGATCACGCTCGCGCACGAGATCGATCCGCCGCTCTACGGCCGCCGGCTGGGCCGCAACCGGATCATCGCGGTGGCGTCCAAAAGCCTGATCGAGGGGCCCAACGCGCTGCGCGAGCCGGCCGATCTGGCTCGCGCCACGGTGCTGCTCCACCGCGAGATGCCCGACAATTTCAACCTGTGGCGCGCCGCCATCGGGCTGCCGACGCTCACCCCCGCGACGATCGATCACCTCGATTCGGGGCAGCTCATCCTGGAGAGCGCGGCCGAGGGGCTTGGGGTCGGCTTCATGCTCGACTTCCACCTCGATGGCGCCAATGATCCGCGCCTCGTCCAGCTCTTCCCCGGCGCGGCGGACAGTACGCTGAGCTATTGGTTCGTCTGTCGCAAGGCGGCGATGGCGCGGCGGCCGGTGCGCCTGTTCCACGATTGGCTGGTGGACAGCCTGGGCGCGGAGGCCTGA